One segment of Methylotuvimicrobium sp. KM2 DNA contains the following:
- a CDS encoding diguanylate cyclase has protein sequence MKTRFFIFFVLLWLGLNSISLLLQVYNAQDTAKKIAFSQGKLFFQHIVTMRHWNAQHGGVYVAITENTLPNPYLDIPGRDIVTLDGRRLTLINPAYMTRQLAELEHDKSRIQFHITSLHPKRPENKADDWETNALLAFEEGDSVFMDIATLHDEPFYRYMEPLKITEDCLRCHQNYQIGDIRGGISVSIPKTKIIPYVENQLSHIYLLHAVIASLGVMLLIVFHYTERLTKKQLIRAKSKLHLAYIDSLTRLPNRRYYDQYVQKEWQRALRHQYPLSIIMLDIDYFKNYNDAEGHPAGDQCLIELAKVLKLFSKRSDDFVCRYGGEEFCVVTACNAEQSQSLAEKLRDAVEKRRLRHPNSPVSHYVTLSLGVATVIPKDSLSAARLLDFADKALYLAKQNGRNRVEQFDQKQIDDAQKATTGGI, from the coding sequence ATGAAAACGAGGTTTTTTATTTTTTTTGTGTTGTTGTGGCTAGGACTCAACAGCATTTCATTATTGCTTCAAGTCTATAACGCTCAAGATACCGCCAAAAAAATCGCTTTCTCGCAAGGCAAGCTGTTTTTTCAACATATCGTCACGATGCGGCATTGGAATGCCCAACACGGCGGCGTCTATGTAGCGATTACCGAAAATACCCTTCCCAATCCTTACTTGGATATTCCCGGACGCGATATCGTTACTCTCGACGGACGTCGGCTAACTTTGATCAACCCGGCTTATATGACGCGTCAATTGGCTGAACTGGAACACGACAAATCCAGGATTCAATTCCATATAACCAGCCTTCATCCGAAACGCCCGGAAAATAAAGCGGACGACTGGGAAACAAATGCGCTATTGGCATTTGAAGAAGGCGACTCCGTTTTTATGGATATCGCAACCTTGCATGACGAGCCGTTTTACCGCTACATGGAACCCCTGAAAATTACTGAAGACTGTCTGCGTTGCCATCAAAATTATCAAATCGGCGACATCCGGGGCGGCATTAGCGTCAGCATCCCCAAGACCAAGATTATCCCTTATGTCGAAAACCAGTTAAGCCATATCTATTTGCTGCATGCCGTAATCGCATCACTCGGCGTTATGTTGTTAATCGTTTTTCACTACACCGAGCGACTCACCAAAAAACAGCTAATTCGAGCAAAATCCAAATTACACCTGGCTTACATCGATTCGTTGACCCGCTTGCCGAACCGGCGTTATTACGATCAGTATGTGCAAAAAGAATGGCAACGTGCATTGCGTCATCAATATCCCTTATCGATAATCATGCTCGATATCGATTATTTCAAGAATTACAACGATGCCGAGGGCCATCCTGCCGGCGACCAATGTCTGATCGAATTAGCCAAAGTACTTAAACTATTTTCCAAGCGCTCGGACGATTTCGTTTGCCGGTACGGCGGTGAAGAGTTTTGCGTGGTTACGGCTTGTAATGCAGAGCAAAGCCAATCGTTGGCCGAGAAGCTGAGAGACGCCGTCGAAAAAAGACGATTAAGGCACCCGAATTCGCCCGTGTCTCATTATGTGACATTGAGTCTGGGAGTTGCCACGGTCATTCCAAAAGATTCGCTAAGCGCTGCCCGTTTGCTCGATTTTGCCGACAAGGCGTTATATCTAGCTAAACAAAACGGCAGAAATCGCGTTGAACAATTCGATCAGAAACAGATCGACGATGCACAAAAGGCAACGACTGGCGGGATCTAG
- a CDS encoding DUF72 domain-containing protein, giving the protein MAKLYIGTSGWSYRHWRDCFYQKTKQKAWLRFYAERFNAVEINGTFYRLQKASTFEKWHAETPDSFRFALKANRYLTHNKKLRDPKDSVLLEKQHALPLAEKLSAILWQLPQSLNKDLDRLNDFIEALKQWPEVDHVIEFRHESWFDDETSEILSASHIASCLSDSASWPLWKHAVGNHVYIRLHGHPETYVSSYSHDELTQWAKTTAEYLQQDRTVHVYFNNDAECAAPFNALTLQALLQHRSWI; this is encoded by the coding sequence GTGGCCAAGCTTTATATCGGCACCAGCGGTTGGAGTTACCGGCATTGGCGCGACTGTTTTTATCAAAAGACAAAACAAAAAGCTTGGCTCAGGTTTTATGCCGAACGATTCAACGCCGTCGAAATCAACGGCACCTTCTATCGACTGCAAAAAGCGTCGACATTCGAAAAATGGCATGCCGAAACACCGGATTCGTTCAGATTCGCACTGAAAGCAAATCGTTATCTGACGCATAACAAAAAACTCAGGGATCCCAAGGATTCTGTCTTGCTCGAGAAACAGCATGCCTTGCCGCTGGCCGAAAAACTGTCGGCCATACTTTGGCAATTGCCTCAGTCGTTAAATAAGGACCTCGACCGATTGAACGATTTCATCGAGGCATTGAAACAATGGCCGGAAGTCGATCATGTCATTGAATTCAGACACGAATCCTGGTTCGACGACGAAACCTCTGAGATTTTATCCGCTTCCCATATCGCTTCTTGCCTCTCCGATTCGGCTTCCTGGCCGCTATGGAAACATGCGGTCGGCAATCACGTTTACATCCGTTTACACGGCCACCCCGAAACCTATGTCTCCAGCTATAGTCATGACGAATTGACGCAATGGGCGAAAACGACTGCCGAATATTTGCAACAAGACCGAACCGTACACGTTTATTTCAACAATGATGCGGAGTGCGCCGCGCCGTTCAATGCATTGACTCTGCAAGCTCTATTGCAGCATCGCTCCTGGATTTAA
- a CDS encoding RtcB family protein — protein sequence MDIKQFIQRDETCWEIPAKGPMRVPAIIYADSGLLEAMDQKVYEQITNVATLPGIVEAAYAMPDAHWGYGFPIGGVAAFDADQGGVISAGGVGFDISCGVRTLHTGLTMNDLQGVKKDLADALYRTVPAGVGSRGRIHLNHDEMRAMLSGGAQWAVKQGFGEARDLEFIEERGRVDGAEPNDVSPRARERQKDEMGTLGSGNHYLEVQRVAEIFDREVAKAYRLEIDAIVISIHCGSRGLGHQIGTEFLKDMALAASQYHITLPDRELACAPLNSPLGKRYLGAMRAGINCALANRQIITHLTRQAMNEIFPGISIDLLYDVSHNTCKQERHIVGGVAQTVFVHRKGATRAFGPGHADLPTEYRHAGQPVLIGGSMGTSSYILCGTKQAEQRSFSSACHGAGRAMSRRQATKQWHGRALVDQLAEQGILIRSPSLRGIAEEAPAAYKDVSAVVNAADKAGLAKKIARLEPVICIKG from the coding sequence ATGGACATCAAACAATTCATTCAACGCGATGAAACGTGCTGGGAGATTCCTGCGAAGGGCCCGATGCGGGTACCGGCGATTATTTATGCCGACTCCGGATTGCTGGAAGCGATGGATCAAAAGGTCTATGAACAGATCACCAATGTCGCGACGCTGCCCGGTATCGTCGAAGCGGCCTATGCGATGCCCGACGCGCATTGGGGCTACGGTTTTCCGATCGGCGGCGTCGCGGCGTTCGACGCGGACCAAGGCGGCGTGATTTCAGCCGGCGGAGTCGGTTTCGATATTTCCTGCGGCGTACGCACGCTGCATACCGGCCTGACGATGAACGACTTGCAAGGCGTCAAAAAAGACCTAGCCGACGCACTCTACCGCACCGTGCCGGCCGGGGTCGGCAGCCGCGGACGCATTCATTTGAATCACGACGAAATGCGCGCGATGCTGTCCGGCGGCGCGCAATGGGCCGTCAAACAAGGTTTCGGCGAAGCGCGCGATCTTGAATTCATCGAGGAACGCGGCCGCGTCGACGGCGCCGAACCGAACGATGTCTCGCCGCGCGCCCGTGAACGGCAAAAAGACGAAATGGGCACGCTCGGCTCCGGCAATCATTATCTCGAAGTGCAGCGCGTCGCCGAAATTTTCGATCGAGAAGTCGCTAAAGCCTACCGGCTCGAGATCGATGCGATCGTGATCAGCATACATTGCGGTTCGCGGGGTCTAGGCCATCAGATCGGTACCGAGTTTTTGAAGGACATGGCGCTTGCGGCGTCTCAATACCATATCACCCTACCCGACCGAGAATTGGCCTGCGCGCCGCTGAATTCGCCGCTGGGCAAGCGCTATCTCGGTGCGATGCGCGCCGGCATCAACTGCGCACTCGCGAACCGCCAAATCATCACGCATTTGACACGCCAAGCGATGAACGAAATTTTTCCGGGCATTTCAATCGACCTGCTCTACGACGTCTCGCACAACACCTGCAAGCAGGAACGCCATATCGTCGGAGGTGTGGCACAGACAGTCTTCGTCCATCGCAAAGGCGCGACTCGAGCCTTCGGCCCCGGCCATGCCGATTTGCCGACCGAATACAGGCATGCCGGCCAACCGGTCTTGATAGGCGGTTCGATGGGAACCAGCTCCTACATCCTGTGCGGCACGAAACAGGCCGAGCAACGCTCGTTCAGTTCGGCCTGCCACGGCGCGGGACGGGCAATGAGCCGCCGCCAGGCCACTAAACAGTGGCACGGACGGGCGTTGGTCGATCAATTGGCCGAACAAGGCATTCTGATTCGCAGCCCATCATTACGAGGCATCGCGGAAGAGGCGCCGGCCGCTTACAAAGACGTCAGTGCGGTCGTCAACGCCGCCGACAAGGCGGGTCTTGCAAAAAAAATCGCGCGCCTCGAGCCTGTCATTTGCATCAAGGGCTAA
- a CDS encoding archease, which yields MTDIAQIPHWEHFEHKADIGIRGIAPTLEEAFEQAALAMTSVICDLDSIQEHQSIETSCQADDIEFLFLDWINELIYLMAVKGLLFKRFQVVINGNTLIATASGEPTDPARHQPAVEIKGATLTELAVRQTEDGIWLAQCVVDV from the coding sequence GTGACCGATATCGCTCAGATTCCCCATTGGGAACACTTCGAACACAAGGCCGATATCGGCATTCGCGGCATTGCGCCAACGCTCGAAGAAGCTTTCGAGCAAGCCGCACTGGCGATGACATCGGTTATCTGCGACCTGGACTCGATTCAAGAGCATCAATCGATTGAAACATCCTGTCAAGCGGACGATATCGAGTTTTTATTTCTGGATTGGATCAATGAATTGATTTATCTGATGGCTGTCAAAGGCTTATTGTTCAAGCGTTTTCAGGTCGTGATCAATGGCAACACTCTAATCGCGACGGCTTCCGGCGAACCAACCGATCCCGCAAGACACCAACCCGCCGTCGAAATCAAGGGCGCGACCTTGACCGAACTTGCCGTACGCCAAACCGAAGACGGGATTTGGCTAGCTCAATGCGTGGTGGATGTATGA
- a CDS encoding FAD/NAD(P)-binding oxidoreductase gives MSTTTQHHRIVVAGGGPGGLSIAARLAALGLEVALIEPSSRHVYQPFWTLAGAGIVDHELSIRPMADMIPSGVKWLKTSVTGFQPELNQLQTEDGQTIGYDTLVVALGLQIDWHKISGLPERLGQQGICSIYDFSGSEQTWELIRNFKGGHAVFTFPPPPIKCAGAPQKILYLAEEYFRKASVRDKTRVSYFCATPTIFSVKKYADALIRQCVEPRDIAAHFNMRLKSVDAENRQALFENSENGEEQRVDYDLLHVVPPMSAPDVIKNSALANAEGWVDVDKASLRHKRFDNVFAIGDCAGLPTSKTAAAIRAQSPVLAANLLAAVNGQTPTATYDGYTACPLVTGYGKAILAEFDYELRPQETFPFDQSKESLLLYLLKRFVLPQLYWRALIKGRKWPWSKVGT, from the coding sequence ATGAGCACAACAACGCAACATCACCGTATTGTCGTCGCCGGCGGCGGCCCCGGCGGATTGTCGATCGCGGCGCGGCTGGCGGCGCTTGGCCTTGAGGTCGCATTGATCGAACCGTCTTCGCGGCACGTTTATCAACCCTTCTGGACCTTAGCCGGGGCCGGTATCGTCGATCACGAATTATCCATTCGGCCTATGGCGGACATGATTCCATCCGGGGTCAAATGGTTGAAGACCTCTGTCACGGGGTTTCAACCGGAACTTAATCAATTACAAACCGAAGACGGGCAGACGATCGGCTACGATACTCTGGTCGTGGCGCTGGGCTTGCAGATCGATTGGCACAAGATTTCGGGACTGCCCGAGCGTTTGGGTCAACAGGGAATCTGCAGCATCTACGATTTTTCAGGCTCCGAGCAGACTTGGGAATTAATTCGAAATTTCAAGGGCGGACATGCTGTATTTACGTTTCCTCCGCCGCCGATCAAATGCGCCGGCGCGCCGCAAAAGATCCTGTATCTGGCCGAGGAATATTTCCGCAAGGCCAGTGTTCGTGATAAAACCCGAGTCAGTTATTTTTGCGCGACACCGACGATCTTCAGCGTCAAGAAATACGCCGATGCGTTGATTCGTCAATGCGTCGAGCCGCGTGATATCGCAGCGCATTTCAATATGCGCCTGAAATCGGTCGATGCCGAAAATCGCCAGGCACTGTTCGAAAATAGCGAAAACGGCGAGGAACAGCGGGTAGATTACGATTTGTTGCATGTCGTGCCGCCGATGAGCGCACCCGATGTGATCAAGAACAGCGCGTTGGCGAATGCCGAGGGCTGGGTCGACGTCGACAAGGCTTCGTTGCGGCACAAGCGATTCGATAATGTGTTCGCGATCGGCGATTGCGCGGGTCTGCCGACCTCGAAAACCGCCGCGGCGATTCGCGCGCAATCGCCGGTGCTGGCCGCGAACTTGCTGGCCGCCGTCAATGGACAAACGCCGACGGCGACTTACGACGGCTACACGGCTTGTCCGTTGGTGACCGGATACGGCAAGGCAATTCTGGCCGAATTCGATTATGAATTACGACCTCAGGAAACCTTTCCGTTCGATCAAAGCAAGGAAAGCCTACTGTTGTATTTGTTGAAACGCTTCGTTTTGCCGCAGTTATATTGGCGTGCTCTGATCAAGGGACGCAAGTGGCCCTGGTCGAAAGTCGGCACTTAG
- the cydP gene encoding cytochrome oxidase putative small subunit CydP, with the protein MKVSLTRQLAGVLAVKFLLLWGLWFAFFRSEPRPPDRSDLAARLYGERPSSDFSSSVGEK; encoded by the coding sequence ATGAAAGTCTCGTTGACGCGTCAATTAGCTGGCGTGCTTGCCGTTAAATTTTTACTGCTGTGGGGACTGTGGTTCGCGTTTTTTCGCTCCGAACCGAGGCCGCCGGACCGCTCCGATTTGGCGGCTCGTCTCTATGGCGAGCGCCCATCGTCCGATTTTTCTAGTTCCGTAGGGGAGAAATGA
- a CDS encoding cytochrome ubiquinol oxidase subunit I encodes MFTGEEVVNLSRLQFGLTAMYHFLFVPLTLGLSFIIAIMESVYVMTHKEVYKDMAKFWGKLFGINFAMGVTTGLTLEFQFGTNWAYYSHYVGDIFGAILASEGLMAFFLESTLVGLFFFGWNRLTKVQHLSVTWLMAFGTNLSALWILIANGWMQYPVGAEFNYETLRMELTSFADVFFNPVAQVKFVHTVAAGYVTGSMFVLGISAWYMRKRQDLGFARRSFAVATSFGLASILSVIVLGDESGYSAGETQKVKLAAIESEWETHEAPAGFTVIGFPDQEAETTHFAVKIPYVLGLIATRSVDEEVKGLTELRTENIDKIRNGMIAYRELEKIRGGDTSPETRALFEEHKNNLGHALLLKRYIDDVSQADEAMIQQAAKDSLPKVAPLFWTFRVMVACGFLMLFIFAASFYYCATRRAGQQQWLLRLATWSIPLPWIASEMGWFVAENGRQPWTISGVLPTFLSVSEISPSDVYLSLIGFAVFYTALLVVELFLMFKFIRLGPSSLHTGKYYFESAETPATAH; translated from the coding sequence ATGTTTACCGGTGAAGAGGTTGTCAATCTGTCGCGGCTGCAATTCGGATTGACGGCCATGTATCATTTTTTATTCGTGCCGCTGACGTTGGGCTTGAGCTTCATCATCGCGATCATGGAATCGGTCTATGTGATGACGCACAAGGAAGTCTACAAGGACATGGCGAAATTCTGGGGCAAGTTGTTCGGCATCAATTTCGCGATGGGTGTGACGACTGGACTGACGCTGGAGTTCCAGTTCGGCACCAATTGGGCCTATTATTCGCACTATGTCGGCGACATCTTCGGGGCGATTCTGGCCAGCGAAGGCCTGATGGCGTTTTTTCTCGAATCGACACTGGTCGGCCTGTTCTTCTTCGGCTGGAATCGGTTAACGAAAGTGCAGCATTTGTCCGTGACCTGGCTGATGGCGTTCGGCACCAATCTGTCGGCACTGTGGATCTTGATCGCGAACGGCTGGATGCAATATCCGGTCGGCGCCGAATTCAATTACGAAACCCTGCGCATGGAGCTGACCAGTTTCGCCGACGTGTTCTTCAACCCGGTCGCTCAGGTCAAATTCGTACATACCGTCGCGGCAGGCTATGTGACCGGCTCTATGTTCGTACTCGGCATCAGCGCTTGGTACATGCGCAAACGACAGGATCTGGGCTTCGCGCGGCGCTCGTTCGCGGTCGCGACCTCGTTCGGTTTGGCATCGATTTTGTCGGTGATCGTGCTCGGCGATGAAAGCGGCTACAGCGCCGGCGAGACGCAAAAAGTCAAGCTGGCCGCGATCGAGTCGGAATGGGAAACGCACGAAGCCCCGGCCGGATTCACCGTGATCGGTTTTCCGGATCAGGAAGCGGAAACCACGCATTTCGCGGTCAAAATTCCTTACGTGCTCGGATTGATCGCGACACGTTCGGTCGACGAAGAAGTCAAAGGCTTGACCGAGCTGCGCACCGAAAACATCGACAAGATTCGCAACGGCATGATCGCCTATCGCGAATTGGAAAAAATACGCGGCGGCGATACCAGTCCGGAAACGCGTGCATTGTTTGAAGAGCACAAAAACAATCTCGGTCATGCCTTATTGCTGAAGCGCTATATCGACGATGTTAGTCAGGCCGACGAGGCGATGATTCAACAGGCCGCCAAAGACAGCCTTCCGAAAGTAGCGCCACTGTTTTGGACATTTCGTGTGATGGTCGCCTGCGGCTTTTTGATGTTGTTCATTTTTGCCGCATCCTTTTATTACTGCGCGACGAGACGCGCCGGACAGCAGCAGTGGTTGTTGCGCCTTGCGACTTGGAGCATTCCCTTGCCATGGATCGCCTCGGAAATGGGTTGGTTTGTCGCCGAGAACGGCCGTCAGCCGTGGACGATCAGCGGCGTGTTGCCGACCTTTTTGAGCGTCTCCGAAATCAGCCCAAGCGACGTGTACCTGAGTCTGATCGGGTTCGCGGTGTTCTATACTGCGTTGCTGGTCGTCGAGCTATTTTTGATGTTTAAATTCATTCGCTTAGGACCGAGCAGTCTGCATACCGGCAAATATTATTTCGAATCGGCCGAAACGCCGGCAACCGCACACTGA
- the cydB gene encoding cytochrome d ubiquinol oxidase subunit II has translation MFDYETLRVIWWLFMGVLISGFILSSGFDLGIGILLPFFGRDDMQRRVLLNSIGPTWEGNQVWLVTLGGAMFAVWPLIYATLFSGLYLAMILVLFTLFLRPPAFDYRGKLESPKWRSTWDWVLFTGSAVPTLLLGVLVGNLIRGVPFHLNHELRSFYDGSFFDLLNPFSLLCGVMAVLLLMLHGAIYLQWRTEGELYFRARAFVSKFGLIIMGLLTLLAVWVLLGMDVYRLPNDALFNAASNPLAKTVEKQSGGWLAHFFLHPWMLFAPITAYAGLWAAYLLAREHTCKAAFIASCFGLLGVLFTVGFGLFPFLLISSTDPGSSLTIWDGSASHLTLSITFWITVVFLPIVLMYTRWAYKVMWGPVTEKMINEDKHGWY, from the coding sequence ATGTTCGATTATGAAACATTACGCGTGATTTGGTGGTTGTTCATGGGGGTGCTGATCTCGGGATTCATCCTCAGCAGCGGCTTCGACCTGGGCATAGGCATTCTGCTGCCGTTTTTCGGACGCGACGACATGCAGCGCCGCGTGCTGCTCAATTCGATCGGTCCGACCTGGGAGGGCAATCAAGTTTGGCTGGTGACGCTGGGCGGTGCGATGTTCGCGGTGTGGCCGTTGATCTACGCGACGCTGTTCTCGGGGCTGTATCTGGCAATGATTCTGGTGTTGTTCACGCTGTTTCTGAGACCGCCGGCATTCGATTATCGCGGCAAGTTGGAGTCGCCAAAATGGCGATCGACCTGGGATTGGGTGTTGTTCACCGGCAGCGCGGTGCCGACACTCTTGCTCGGCGTGCTGGTCGGCAATCTGATACGCGGCGTGCCGTTTCATCTGAATCATGAATTGCGTTCTTTTTACGACGGCAGTTTTTTCGATCTGCTCAATCCGTTCTCGCTGCTGTGCGGCGTGATGGCGGTATTGCTGCTGATGCTGCACGGCGCGATTTATCTGCAATGGCGCACCGAGGGCGAGCTGTATTTCCGCGCCCGGGCGTTCGTATCCAAATTCGGCTTGATCATCATGGGCTTGCTGACGCTGTTGGCCGTTTGGGTCTTGCTGGGCATGGACGTGTACCGCCTGCCGAATGACGCGCTCTTCAACGCCGCTTCGAACCCGCTCGCGAAAACGGTCGAAAAACAAAGCGGCGGTTGGCTCGCGCATTTCTTCCTTCATCCGTGGATGCTGTTCGCGCCGATTACCGCCTATGCAGGCTTGTGGGCAGCCTATTTGCTTGCGCGCGAGCATACCTGCAAGGCAGCGTTTATCGCGAGTTGTTTCGGCTTGCTCGGCGTATTGTTCACGGTCGGTTTCGGCCTGTTTCCGTTCCTGCTGATTTCGAGCACCGATCCCGGCAGCAGTCTGACTATCTGGGACGGCAGCGCGAGTCATTTGACGCTCAGCATCACGTTCTGGATTACCGTCGTGTTTTTGCCGATCGTGCTCATGTACACGCGCTGGGCTTACAAGGTGATGTGGGGGCCGGTGACTGAGAAAATGATCAACGAAGACAAGCATGGGTGGTATTAA
- the cydX gene encoding cytochrome bd-I oxidase subunit CydX, whose protein sequence is MWYFSWILGVGFACAFGIINAMWLEAECDFDHCDMDKAMPGEKCDES, encoded by the coding sequence ATGTGGTATTTCAGTTGGATATTGGGCGTTGGCTTTGCCTGCGCGTTCGGCATCATCAACGCAATGTGGCTTGAGGCCGAATGCGATTTCGATCACTGCGATATGGATAAAGCGATGCCGGGCGAAAAGTGTGACGAGAGTTAG
- a CDS encoding type II toxin-antitoxin system prevent-host-death family antitoxin codes for MKTVLVATLKHQATRIIAERHQFKEPVLITEHSHPSANLIDVDDYQLMQSRIAILKEIARCEKTVFENRTFIHAVAVEKMSNGSNNMALPYLPW; via the coding sequence ATAAAAACAGTACTTGTCGCAACTCTCAAACATCAGGCAACCCGGATTATTGCCGAGCGTCATCAATTCAAGGAGCCTGTATTGATTACCGAACATAGTCATCCGTCGGCTAATCTCATCGATGTCGACGATTATCAGCTTATGCAATCCAGGATAGCTATTCTTAAAGAGATAGCGCGGTGCGAAAAAACGGTTTTCGAAAATAGAACTTTCATTCACGCGGTAGCGGTTGAAAAAATGAGCAATGGTTCGAATAATATGGCTCTACCGTACTTGCCGTGGTAA
- a CDS encoding type II toxin-antitoxin system RelE/ParE family toxin produces the protein MYEIKQFPEFGRKPPELNNLTYREIIVNPCQIFYRLDQSYAVYILYVIRGERQLRKYLME, from the coding sequence ATGTATGAGATTAAACAGTTTCCGGAATTTGGTCGCAAGCCGCCGGAATTGAATAACTTGACCTATCGGGAAATTATCGTAAACCCTTGCCAAATTTTTTATCGGCTGGATCAAAGCTATGCTGTTTATATCCTCTATGTTATACGAGGCGAACGCCAACTTCGTAAATATTTGATGGAATAA
- a CDS encoding very short patch repair endonuclease, translating to MVDKVSKEKRSEIMSKVRGKDTSPELVVRKLVFSLGYRYRLHAKNLPGKPDLVFPGRKKAIFVHGCFWHYHDCKKGKPPKSNEAYWLPKLEKNRKRDQENAALLENLGWEVMVIWQCQLKNLLDLETAIKSFLDS from the coding sequence TTGGTCGATAAAGTCAGCAAAGAAAAACGCAGCGAAATCATGAGCAAGGTCCGAGGAAAGGATACCTCACCGGAACTTGTCGTAAGGAAACTCGTTTTTTCGTTAGGTTATCGGTACCGGCTGCACGCGAAGAATCTTCCCGGAAAGCCGGACTTGGTGTTTCCTGGTAGAAAGAAGGCAATTTTTGTTCACGGATGCTTTTGGCATTACCACGATTGCAAAAAAGGGAAACCCCCGAAATCTAACGAAGCCTATTGGCTTCCGAAATTGGAAAAGAATCGGAAAAGAGATCAGGAAAATGCGGCGCTGCTTGAAAATCTAGGTTGGGAAGTAATGGTGATTTGGCAATGCCAATTAAAAAACCTACTAGACTTGGAAACCGCTATAAAGAGTTTTTTAGATTCGTGA
- a CDS encoding ATP-binding protein, with the protein MTTEKVNAHPTKRFFVSMLTRDIELKDAILDLLDNCVDGIERQLHGTDNNEKPYKGFWAKITATKDKFEIWDNCGGIPTEIAINNAFRMGRDDPDRDSGIHTVGMYGIGMKRALFKMGKQSCVTSKPKGENKEFFVEISSDWLEMDNWELELHYPETEVLTEHGTRITIEQLHDNIAFQFDEDSSSFLDDLSKDISQFYALIIDKGFKVTLNGPAIEGAPLTLLTAITDVAAPIKPYLFKANIEDVEVRLAVGFRRKLASEKELDEEARQPRTSDEAGWTVICNDRVVLYCDKSQVTGWGRATVPRYHTQFISISGVLEFRSNKLLNLPLNTTKRGLDTSSSVYLTVFDYMTEGLKIFTDFTNKWKGREEETNDAFANTTSKKPREILELMDNSEFSSVRKIDSALRYAPKLPQPEDKNPLRRIVFTRRADDITTLAIELFEDPKTKPSEVGQRCFDLALQRLKEEEVDK; encoded by the coding sequence ATGACGACTGAAAAAGTTAACGCTCATCCTACTAAGCGTTTTTTCGTATCTATGCTAACGCGCGACATCGAACTCAAAGACGCAATACTCGATTTGCTCGATAATTGCGTTGACGGAATCGAACGGCAATTGCACGGAACCGATAATAACGAAAAACCATATAAAGGCTTCTGGGCGAAAATAACGGCCACGAAAGACAAATTCGAAATTTGGGATAATTGCGGGGGTATTCCGACCGAAATCGCTATAAATAACGCCTTCAGAATGGGTCGAGACGACCCCGATAGAGATTCGGGGATACACACCGTCGGCATGTACGGTATCGGAATGAAACGCGCACTTTTTAAGATGGGTAAACAGAGCTGCGTTACATCCAAACCAAAAGGTGAAAACAAAGAGTTTTTCGTAGAAATTTCTTCCGATTGGCTCGAAATGGATAATTGGGAGCTCGAGCTTCACTACCCCGAAACCGAGGTTTTAACCGAACACGGTACCCGCATTACTATCGAACAATTGCACGATAATATAGCTTTTCAGTTCGACGAAGACAGTTCATCGTTTCTAGACGACCTATCGAAAGATATTTCTCAATTTTACGCTTTAATTATCGACAAAGGCTTTAAAGTAACTCTTAACGGACCGGCCATTGAGGGCGCTCCGTTGACGTTGTTAACGGCTATAACGGATGTCGCAGCCCCGATAAAACCGTATCTATTCAAAGCTAATATCGAGGATGTTGAAGTTCGACTCGCGGTCGGCTTTCGGCGCAAACTTGCCAGCGAAAAAGAGCTGGACGAAGAGGCTCGTCAACCTAGAACCAGCGACGAAGCCGGATGGACGGTCATATGCAACGACCGAGTCGTTTTGTATTGCGACAAAAGTCAAGTGACAGGCTGGGGGCGAGCCACCGTTCCGAGATACCATACGCAATTTATTTCCATCTCTGGCGTCTTGGAGTTTCGCAGCAACAAGCTATTGAATTTGCCGTTGAATACGACCAAAAGAGGGCTTGATACATCTTCTTCGGTTTATTTAACCGTTTTCGACTATATGACCGAAGGTTTAAAAATCTTCACCGACTTTACGAACAAGTGGAAAGGACGAGAAGAAGAAACGAATGATGCATTTGCTAATACGACTTCGAAGAAACCGAGAGAAATTTTAGAGCTTATGGATAATTCCGAATTCTCTAGCGTCAGAAAAATAGATAGCGCCCTAAGATACGCTCCTAAATTACCGCAACCGGAGGACAAGAATCCGTTGAGGCGCATCGTTTTTACTCGCAGAGCGGACGATATAACTACGCTTGCGATCGAATTATTCGAAGACCCGAAAACAAAACCGTCCGAAGTCGGTCAGAGATGCTTCGATCTCGCTTTACAGCGTCTGAAGGAAGAGGAAGTCGATAAATGA